A window of Apium graveolens cultivar Ventura chromosome 8, ASM990537v1, whole genome shotgun sequence contains these coding sequences:
- the LOC141680088 gene encoding uncharacterized protein LOC141680088, whose product MSSQKIGGLKVPKFDKANYYLWKKRMLLYLKAADHRYIKVIEKGPFVFEIEDPNDDEKRIPKNPDDYTEKDIELDSLDAKVQHLLMESMDDDMSHQIVVCENAKHMWRTIELLMEGTEDVGENRLDILTTQYEAFKSLPGKNITSVFERLNKLINELSIYGKRYEQKEINKKFMLTFPTHLISKGDSVRERLDFKTMSLDKLYGKMKTHEMELEQKKIIYRSGAVDVKNAELLKTTALVASKHKDLDITVKKPKTNDQVLCDAEFDDGNLSGDPRDYYTMEELQDMKDPTMANMAAMFGNLRFRRKQAFRGSGSSNRGQKSPSYSGSSYKTGMEDRKNVKCFNCGEMGHFATECRRSQQARDK is encoded by the coding sequence ATGAGTTCTCAAAAGATTGGCGGTCTTAAGGTTCCGAAATTCGATAAGGCAAACTACTATCTATGGAAGAAGAGGATGCTTCTTTATCTCAAAGCTGCAGATCACAGATATATTAAGGTCATCGAGAAAGGACCATTTGTATTTGAGATAGAGGATCCCAATGATGATGAGAAGAGAATTCCTAAGAATCCAGATGACTACACTGAGAAGGATATTGAATTGGATAGTCTGGATGCCAAGGTGCAGCACTTGTTGATGGAATCCATGGATGATGACATGAGCCATCAAATTGTTGTGTGTGAAAATGCTAAGCATATGTGGCGAACCATAGAGTTGTTAATGGAAGGAACGGAAGACGTCGGAGAAAACAGACTTGATATTCTGACTACCCAGTACGAGGCATTCAAATCTCTTCCAGGCAAAAACATAACTTCAGTCTTTGAAAGATTGAACAAGTTGATAAATGAACTGAGCATCTATGGGAAGAGATATGAACAGAAAGAGATAAACAAGAAGTTTATGTTGACATTTCCCACACATCTCATAAGTAAAGGAGATTCAGTTCGTGAGCGCTTGGACTTCAAGACTATGTCTCTGGACAAGTTATATGGGAAGATGAAGACTCATGAAATGGAATTGGAACAGAAAAAGATTATATATAGAAGTGGTGCAGTGGACGTGAAGAATGCTGAGTTACTGAAgacaactgctcttgtagctAGTAAACACAAGGACTTGGACATAACTGTTAAAAAGCCAAAGACAAATGATCAAGTGCTTTGTGATGCTGAATTTGATGATGGAAATCTCTCTGGAGACCCAAGGGATTATTATACAATGGAAGAGTTGCAAGATATGAAGGATCCCACCATGGCCAACATGGCAGCTATGTTTGGAAACCTGAGATTCAGGAGGAAACAAGCCTTCAGGGGATCTGGTAGCAGCAACAGGGGTCAGAAATCTCCATCATATTCAGGCTCAAGCTACAAGACAGGGATGGAGGATAGAAAGAATGTCAAGTGTTTCAACTGTGGAGAAATGGGACACTTTGCCACTGAATGTAGAAGGAGTCAACAAGCTAGAGACAAATGA